The following is a genomic window from Salinibacterium sp. UTAS2018.
CCCGCACATCGCGCGCCGAACTCTGCGGCAACTCGTGCAGCGTCTCGCCCGTGAACGGTGCGATCACGGCGGCGGTGTCGGAGCTGGTGCAGCGCAACTGGGCGACGAGAGTGTCGCGACGACGCGACCCGATCAGTGAGGCAACGGTGGAAGACGACATATCTCAACACTACGACTGACCAGCACAATTTAGGCTGAGCAAAGCGCTAGGCTCACGAAGATGACGACCGCAGCGCCGCGAGCTCTTACCCGAAGCTCCATCGCCACCTATGCCATTGGTTCGCTGGGCACCGGTGGTTTTGGTGCCCTGCCCGGGCTCGTGCTGGTGTACTACCTGACCGACACCTTGGGCATTGCCGCCCTCGCGGCCGGCATTCTCGTGACCGCCGCCAAAGTGTGGGACGTGATCATCGATCCCGTGATTGGTGCGCGCAGTGACCGCAGCCTCGCCCACCGTGGCACTCGCCGACCGGCGATGCTCGTCGGCGCCATTCTGCTACCGATCCTGTTCGTCGTGACGTTCGCGGTTCCCGCCGGAATCGGCCCACTAGCCTCGGGTATTTGGGTCTTCATCGCGTTCGTGGCCACGGCAACCGCCTTCAGCCTGTTCCAAGTGCCGTACATCGCGCTGCCGGCCGAACTGACCCGCAGCTACGACGAACGCACGCGCCTCTTGGCCGTTCGCGTGGTCGTGCTCACTGTGGCGATCTTGCTGTTCGGCGCCGGCGCCCCCGAGATTCGTGACGCCTTTGCGGATGAACGGCTCGGCTATCTCGTGATGGCACTCTCGGCGGCGGCCCTCATGGGCGTTTCGCTCGTGATCTCTTCGTTCTCGGCGCCCACCGGCACGATCTCGGTGACTCCGACGGTATCGATCGTGGAAACGTATCGCTCGGGACTTGCCGCGCTCAAACGCAGCCAACCGTTCCGGGCGCTGCTGCTGACCTTCTTGCTGCAGGGACTCGCGACCGGTGTCATGCTCGCGGGAGCGCAATACGTCGCGACGTGGGTGCTGGGCACCGGGGTCGCGATCCTGTTTGTCTCGCTGATCGGCCCCGCCCTGCTCTTCGCGCCGGTGTGGGCTGCCATCTCGCGTCGCATCGGTAAGGAGCGCGCCTTCGTGTGGGCCTCGGCCTGCTATGGCGTGGGAGCGCTGCTGATCGTTCCGCAACTGTGGGCCCCCGGAGCGTGGATTTATGCGCCCGTCGCGCTCGCCGGAGCAGGCTACGCCGGCATGCAAGCCCTACCTATGTCGATGCTGCCCGACGTGATCTCCCACGACTCGCGCCGTCACAAGATCGCCTCGGCCGGCACCTTCGGAGGGGTCTGGACCGCGGGTGAAACGACGGGAATGGCCCTCGGGGCAACGGTGCTCACGACGGTGCTGGCGGCATCCGGCTATCTCGAATCGGTCGCCAACCAAACCGTGACCCAACCCGATTCGGCCATCGCCGGAATCATCATTAGCTTCAGCATCGTGCCTGCCGTGATCATCGGGCTCTCGTTGCTGACCTTTAGGCGCTACCCGTTGCGCCGTCACCACATTGATGAGGCCGACGGCGGCCCCCAGCCCACCCCCACCCCGAACCCCGCCAGTGGCCGAACCACCACTGCGAACGATCAGGAGACCCGATGAAGTTCGATCACCAGCCCGCCGACATTCTCGAGCGCCTCGCAGCGCTGCGCGAAGCGGATGCTCCCACCCACGGCGGCCATGTGCTGTCGTACGTTTACGACTCCGGCCTTGCTGAGCTCGACGAGCTTGCCGCCAGCGCCATCCGTGCCGTGCAGCCCGTGAATGGACTCGACCCGACGACGTTCACCTCGGTCGCGGTCATGGAACGTGAAGTGCTCGGCTTCGCTCGTGACCTGCTCGGTGGCGATGAGGATGTCGTCGGCACCGTCACGACCGGCGGCACCGAAAGCTGCCTGCTGGCCGTCAAGACGGCGCGCGATGTGTGGCGTGGTGCTGGCTCATCGGTACGCACGGGCACACCTCGACTCTTGGCTCCCGTGACTGTTCATGCGGCGTTCCAGAAGGCGGCGCACTACTTCGGGCTCGAACTGGATCTCGTGCCGGTCGGCCCCGGCGGTGATGTTGCGGCGGCTGATCTCATTGCGCGGATGGGCGACGATGTTGCCCTCGTCGTGGTGTCGGCGCCGAGTTATGCCCACGCGGCGATGGACCCTGTGGTGGAGGTCGCCGCGGCGGCAGCCGAGCACGGTATCGCCTGTCACGTAGACGCCTGTATCGGCGGTTGGGTGCTTCCCTTCTGGGACGACGTTCAGCCGTGGAACTTTGAGGTCGCCGGCGTCACGAGCATCAGCGCCGACCTGCACAAGTTCGGCTACTCGCCCAAGGGCGCTTCGGTCATTTTGCAACGCGGTCGCGACCGTCAGCGCACGCAGTATTTCGCGACGACGCAGTGGCCGGGCTACCCGATCGTGAATCCAACGATTCTGGGTTCGAAGTCTGCGGGGCCTCTGGCCGCAGCGTGGGCGATCATTCAGGCGCTGGGCACGAGCGGGCTCGCTGAGCTCTCCCAATCGTGTGCCCGCTCCACGCGTTCGCTGCGCGACATCATCGCCGGCATCGAGGGTTTGCGTGTTGTTGGCAATCCTGTGGGTCCCTTGCTCGCCATCGCGACCGACGAGTCGGTTGCTCCCGAGCGCCGCGTGGATGCGCATCACTGGGCTGATCAGGTGCGCGAGCACGGCTTCCTGCTGCAACTTCAGCCGTCTCTCGTGCAGAGCGATGGCAGCGTACTGCCCGCCACGACTCACCTCACGATCACGCCCGTGACCGCCGACGTGCTCGACGAGCTCAGCGTGGCGCTCGTGGCTGCGGCCGACGAAGTGCGGGGCGTGCCGGCTATCTCGGCCGAGGCAGTGCTCGCTGAGTTGCCCGCTGAGGCTCTCGCAGCGTTAGGGAACCCGGATGCCGCTCCGCTCGATTCCGCGACCGCTGCGGGCCTCCTGGGCGCGCTCGGCATCGGTGCAGGCGAGCAGGGCCTCCCCGAACGGATGGCACCGCTACTCGCCCTGATCGCCGCAATGCCCGCGCCCCTGACAGAACGCTTGCTCATCGAGTTGCTGGCGCGTTTGGTTGAGCCGCAGGCGTAGTGAGCGAAGAGAGGGCGACCGATGCTCGAGACCGAGTGCTGGGTTCGTTGGCGGACGACATCCTTGCGCTCGCGGGCGGTCGCTTGTTGATCGCCATCGACGGTGTTGACGGGAGTGGAAAGACAGCATTCGCCCGCGAGCTCGCCGCAGCGCTCTCGGGCACGTGCGTCATCGTCATCCATGTCGATGACTTCCTGAACCTCCGCGAGGTTCGCCACCGCCGAGGCCGCGACTCTGCGGAAGGGTTCTGGCTCGACAGTTACGACTATGACGCCTTGCGGCGCGACGTTCTGGCGCCGCTCGGAACAGGCGGAAGTGGCGCCTACCGAACCGCGGCCAGCGATCACCGGTACGACACTGCGGTGAGCCCGCCGCTCCAGTCCGCGCCCGAAAACTGTGTCGTCATTGTGGAGGGAATGTTCCTTCACCGCGATGAGTTGGTTGACGTCTGGGATTATTCGCTGTTTCTCGATGTTCCGTTCTCAGAAACAGCCCGTCGCATGGCGGTGCGAGACGGGAGTAATCCTGACCCCGAGCATCCATCAATGAAACGCTATGTCGGCGGGCAACGTCTCTATTTCGCGGGTGCTCAACCCTGGACGCGGGCAACTCGACTCGTCGACAACACCAACCCCCTCGAGCCGCGCATCCTTGCTGCGGGCACGCGAGCGGGGGACTAGTCGAGAACGGCGGGCCGCGTCATCCACACGTCGTGATCGTCGCTGTCGTAGGGCATGAAGCCGTGACGTTCGTAGAGGCGGATGGCGGGGCTGCCCTGCAGCACCATGAGGCGGAACGGGCGCACATCCGGTCGGCTGAGCGCATCGGCGAGTACTTGCGTGCCAATGCCTCTACCGTGCAGGTTGGTCGGCAGGTAGAAGTGTTCGATCCAGCGCGCGTCGGGTTCGTGGCGCACGGTGATGGAGCCGACATCCGCTCCCTCGACTTGGATGATCTGGGTGTTGTTCGCGACGAATGCCGTGCTCATCCATTGGCGCACACGCACGGGGTCGAAGAGTCCGTGGCGGTCGAGATCAGCGCGCAGCACGACGGCCCGCAGTTCGAGCAACCAGTCGAGGTCGGCATCGGTGCTGGGGCGTAGGGAAAAGTCCACGTCGAGATTCTAAGCCGGGCGGAGACGTGAAGTGGATGCGGCGCTTACGCCGTGTGCTCCCGCTCGAAACGCTGCGCTTCATCCACGAGCGCTTTCACGACCGCGCGCACGGAGGGGCGCTCGGCGCGGTCGGGACGCAACAGCGCCGAGATGAGCCGCGATGACGGCACGCCCTTCAACGGGCGAGTGACGAGACCGTTCTCGCGGTCACGAGTGGTGAAGCGCGGCA
Proteins encoded in this region:
- a CDS encoding MFS transporter translates to MTTAAPRALTRSSIATYAIGSLGTGGFGALPGLVLVYYLTDTLGIAALAAGILVTAAKVWDVIIDPVIGARSDRSLAHRGTRRPAMLVGAILLPILFVVTFAVPAGIGPLASGIWVFIAFVATATAFSLFQVPYIALPAELTRSYDERTRLLAVRVVVLTVAILLFGAGAPEIRDAFADERLGYLVMALSAAALMGVSLVISSFSAPTGTISVTPTVSIVETYRSGLAALKRSQPFRALLLTFLLQGLATGVMLAGAQYVATWVLGTGVAILFVSLIGPALLFAPVWAAISRRIGKERAFVWASACYGVGALLIVPQLWAPGAWIYAPVALAGAGYAGMQALPMSMLPDVISHDSRRHKIASAGTFGGVWTAGETTGMALGATVLTTVLAASGYLESVANQTVTQPDSAIAGIIISFSIVPAVIIGLSLLTFRRYPLRRHHIDEADGGPQPTPTPNPASGRTTTANDQETR
- a CDS encoding aminotransferase class V-fold PLP-dependent enzyme, producing the protein MKFDHQPADILERLAALREADAPTHGGHVLSYVYDSGLAELDELAASAIRAVQPVNGLDPTTFTSVAVMEREVLGFARDLLGGDEDVVGTVTTGGTESCLLAVKTARDVWRGAGSSVRTGTPRLLAPVTVHAAFQKAAHYFGLELDLVPVGPGGDVAAADLIARMGDDVALVVVSAPSYAHAAMDPVVEVAAAAAEHGIACHVDACIGGWVLPFWDDVQPWNFEVAGVTSISADLHKFGYSPKGASVILQRGRDRQRTQYFATTQWPGYPIVNPTILGSKSAGPLAAAWAIIQALGTSGLAELSQSCARSTRSLRDIIAGIEGLRVVGNPVGPLLAIATDESVAPERRVDAHHWADQVREHGFLLQLQPSLVQSDGSVLPATTHLTITPVTADVLDELSVALVAAADEVRGVPAISAEAVLAELPAEALAALGNPDAAPLDSATAAGLLGALGIGAGEQGLPERMAPLLALIAAMPAPLTERLLIELLARLVEPQA
- a CDS encoding AAA family ATPase produces the protein MSEERATDARDRVLGSLADDILALAGGRLLIAIDGVDGSGKTAFARELAAALSGTCVIVIHVDDFLNLREVRHRRGRDSAEGFWLDSYDYDALRRDVLAPLGTGGSGAYRTAASDHRYDTAVSPPLQSAPENCVVIVEGMFLHRDELVDVWDYSLFLDVPFSETARRMAVRDGSNPDPEHPSMKRYVGGQRLYFAGAQPWTRATRLVDNTNPLEPRILAAGTRAGD
- a CDS encoding N-acetyltransferase, which gives rise to MDFSLRPSTDADLDWLLELRAVVLRADLDRHGLFDPVRVRQWMSTAFVANNTQIIQVEGADVGSITVRHEPDARWIEHFYLPTNLHGRGIGTQVLADALSRPDVRPFRLMVLQGSPAIRLYERHGFMPYDSDDHDVWMTRPAVLD